One window from the genome of Rufibacter tibetensis encodes:
- a CDS encoding proline iminopeptidase-family hydrolase, translated as MHPLLKGTCLFLSIFLASCSGKREADETATAPTGDYFAQTEQGVQDGGVKMVPIQTEKGTFNVWTKRVGNNPKMKLLLLNGGPGATHEYFECMENFLPAEGIEFIYYDQLGCGNSDNPKDTAMWDLSRYVEEVEQVRKALKLGPENFYLLGHSWGGILGLEYALKYQQNMKGLIISNMMSSAIDYGKYADEVLAKQMDPQVLAQVRDIEAREDFQNPKYMELLMPHFYAKHVLRMPLNQWPEPVNRSFAKMNQSFYVTMQGPSEFGISGKLEKWNRKADLKNLAVPTLSVGAEFDTMDPKHMEWMATQVQNGSYLYCPKGSHMAFYDDQQTYMKGLIAFMKGVNEGQKEVKLQ; from the coding sequence ATGCATCCTCTTCTAAAAGGCACCTGTCTTTTCCTTTCTATTTTTCTGGCTTCCTGTTCCGGGAAAAGAGAAGCTGATGAAACAGCAACCGCTCCAACAGGAGATTACTTTGCCCAAACCGAGCAAGGGGTACAAGACGGCGGGGTAAAGATGGTGCCCATCCAAACTGAGAAAGGCACTTTCAACGTCTGGACGAAGCGGGTAGGCAACAACCCCAAAATGAAATTGCTCTTGCTCAACGGCGGACCCGGTGCCACGCACGAATACTTTGAATGTATGGAGAACTTCCTGCCCGCTGAAGGTATTGAGTTTATCTACTATGACCAACTGGGCTGCGGCAATTCAGACAACCCTAAAGACACTGCCATGTGGGACCTGTCCCGCTATGTGGAAGAAGTGGAACAGGTACGCAAAGCATTGAAGTTGGGGCCGGAGAACTTCTATTTGCTAGGTCATTCCTGGGGCGGCATTCTTGGGCTGGAGTACGCCTTGAAATACCAGCAGAACATGAAAGGCCTGATCATCTCCAACATGATGTCCAGCGCCATTGACTACGGCAAGTACGCCGACGAAGTCTTAGCCAAGCAGATGGACCCACAAGTACTGGCGCAGGTGAGAGACATTGAGGCCCGTGAAGATTTCCAAAACCCTAAGTACATGGAGTTGCTCATGCCACACTTCTATGCAAAGCACGTCCTGCGCATGCCGTTGAACCAATGGCCTGAGCCTGTGAACCGGTCTTTTGCTAAAATGAACCAGTCGTTCTATGTGACCATGCAAGGCCCCAGCGAATTCGGGATCTCTGGTAAACTGGAGAAGTGGAACCGCAAAGCTGATCTGAAGAACCTCGCCGTACCTACTTTATCCGTGGGAGCTGAGTTTGACACCATGGATCCCAAGCACATGGAATGGATGGCCACTCAGGTCCAAAACGGTTCTTACCTATATTGCCCCAAAGGCAGTCACATGGCCTTCTATGATGACCAGCAAACCTATATGAAAGGCTTGATTGCGTTTATGAAAGGCGTAAACGAAGGGCAGAAAGAAGTGAAACTGCAATAA
- the ettA gene encoding energy-dependent translational throttle protein EttA, which yields MSNETIIFSMAGVSKIYPPQKQVLKNIYLSFFYGAKIGVLGLNGSGKSSLLKVIAGVDKQFQGEVAFSPGYSVGYLEQEPQLDPDKTVMEIVQEGVAETVALLKEYDEINEAFADENADFDKLMARQGEVQERLDHLGAWDLDSKLERAMDALRTPPGEAVIGNLSGGEKRRVALCRLLLKEPDVLLLDEPTNHLDAESVLWLEQHLQQYKGTVIAVTHDRYFLDKVAGWILELDRGEGIPWKGNYTSWLEQKAERLAKEEKTESKRQKTLQRELEWARMSPKARQAKSKARLGNYEKMASEEAKEKEQKLELFIPDGPRLGNVVIEAEGLSKAFGDKLLFEDLTFNLPPAGIVGIIGPNGAGKSTLFRLITGREAADAGTINVGPTVETAYVDQQHESLDPNKSVFETISGGTETMLLAGRQVNARAYVSKFNFSGGDQEKKVGVLSGGERNRVHLAMTLKQGANLLLLDEPTNDLDVNAIRALEDALENFAGCAVVISHDRWFLDRIATHILAFEGDSQVVWFEGNFSDYEEAKKKRLGDVEPKRIRYKKLMN from the coding sequence ATGAGCAACGAAACCATCATCTTCTCCATGGCGGGGGTAAGCAAAATTTACCCGCCGCAGAAACAAGTTCTCAAAAACATTTACCTCTCCTTTTTCTACGGCGCCAAAATTGGCGTGTTGGGTCTGAACGGCTCGGGTAAATCATCGCTTTTGAAAGTGATTGCCGGCGTAGACAAGCAGTTCCAGGGCGAAGTAGCTTTCTCGCCGGGGTACTCTGTGGGGTACCTGGAGCAGGAGCCGCAGCTGGACCCTGATAAAACCGTAATGGAAATTGTGCAGGAAGGCGTAGCCGAGACCGTGGCTCTTTTAAAAGAGTACGACGAGATCAACGAAGCCTTCGCAGATGAAAACGCTGACTTTGACAAACTGATGGCCCGCCAGGGCGAAGTGCAGGAACGCCTGGATCACCTGGGTGCCTGGGACCTGGACAGCAAACTGGAGCGCGCCATGGACGCCCTGCGCACCCCGCCGGGCGAAGCCGTCATCGGCAACCTGTCTGGTGGTGAGAAACGCCGCGTAGCCCTTTGCCGCCTACTGCTGAAAGAGCCCGATGTCTTGTTACTGGATGAGCCTACCAACCACCTGGACGCTGAGTCTGTTTTATGGCTGGAGCAACACTTGCAGCAGTACAAAGGTACCGTGATTGCCGTAACCCACGATAGATACTTCCTGGACAAAGTAGCCGGCTGGATTCTGGAACTGGACCGCGGCGAAGGTATTCCGTGGAAAGGCAATTACACCAGCTGGCTGGAGCAGAAAGCCGAGCGTTTGGCCAAAGAAGAGAAAACCGAAAGCAAGCGCCAGAAGACCCTGCAGCGTGAGTTGGAGTGGGCCCGCATGAGCCCGAAAGCCCGCCAGGCCAAATCCAAAGCTCGTTTAGGCAACTACGAGAAAATGGCCTCTGAGGAAGCCAAAGAGAAAGAACAAAAGCTGGAGCTCTTCATCCCAGACGGTCCGCGTTTGGGGAACGTGGTGATTGAAGCTGAAGGGCTGAGCAAAGCTTTTGGCGACAAGTTGTTGTTTGAAGACCTCACGTTCAATTTGCCACCAGCCGGTATCGTGGGCATCATCGGACCAAACGGTGCGGGTAAGTCTACCTTGTTCCGCCTTATCACGGGCCGTGAAGCCGCTGATGCAGGAACCATCAACGTAGGGCCAACGGTAGAAACCGCTTATGTAGACCAGCAGCACGAAAGCTTGGACCCGAACAAATCTGTGTTTGAAACCATCTCTGGTGGTACCGAGACCATGTTGTTGGCCGGCCGCCAGGTGAATGCCCGGGCGTACGTGAGCAAGTTCAACTTCTCTGGTGGTGACCAGGAGAAGAAAGTAGGTGTGTTGTCTGGGGGAGAGCGTAACCGTGTACACCTGGCCATGACCTTGAAGCAAGGTGCCAACCTGTTGCTACTGGATGAGCCTACCAACGACTTGGACGTGAATGCCATCCGGGCACTGGAAGACGCGCTGGAAAACTTCGCCGGTTGCGCCGTAGTCATCTCCCACGACCGCTGGTTCTTAGATAGAATTGCTACGCACATCCTGGCCTTTGAGGGCGACTCACAGGTAGTTTGGTTTGAAGGAAACTTCTCAGACTATGAGGAAGCTAAGAAGAAGCGCTTGGGTGACGTGGAACCGAAGCGTATCCGTTACAAGAAGCTGATGAACTAA
- a CDS encoding alpha/beta hydrolase family protein, which produces MKFFLSFLLFCFFSCTGSVHGQTQPAKLVTWQDLMQLPTPVAGKRIAYGADSLQFGELRVPEGKGPFPVVVVIHGGCWLSQYNYQYMNHVSAALTKAGFATWNIEFRRVGNQGGGYPGTFQDIAQATDYVRELAKQYPVSGKDVVVMGHSAGGHLALWAAGRKSLPRNSPLYNKNPLKVKGVVSLAGIPDLTTYSSEKGSCNTAVEKLMGGLPAAVPQRYAETTPSPSLALKTPVRMVQGARDPIVPVSQAQNFVNHSSSKKNKAKVVLLPEAGHFDLVSPVSPVWPTIEQAVRELLEKRK; this is translated from the coding sequence ATGAAGTTCTTTCTGTCTTTTCTGCTTTTTTGTTTTTTCTCCTGTACCGGTTCTGTGCACGGACAGACGCAGCCGGCCAAATTGGTGACGTGGCAAGACCTCATGCAACTGCCCACGCCTGTTGCCGGAAAACGCATTGCCTATGGAGCAGATTCGTTGCAATTTGGGGAACTGCGGGTGCCTGAAGGAAAAGGACCCTTTCCGGTGGTGGTGGTCATTCACGGAGGCTGCTGGCTCTCGCAGTACAACTACCAATACATGAACCACGTGAGTGCCGCGCTCACCAAAGCCGGGTTCGCGACCTGGAATATTGAGTTTCGGCGCGTAGGAAATCAGGGCGGAGGTTATCCCGGCACTTTTCAGGACATCGCCCAGGCCACCGATTACGTGCGGGAACTGGCCAAGCAATATCCGGTATCCGGCAAAGACGTGGTAGTGATGGGCCACTCCGCCGGCGGACATTTGGCACTTTGGGCTGCAGGTAGGAAAAGTTTGCCCCGCAACAGTCCACTTTACAATAAGAATCCGCTGAAAGTGAAAGGCGTGGTTTCCCTGGCCGGAATCCCGGATCTAACTACCTATAGCAGTGAGAAAGGAAGCTGCAATACAGCCGTGGAAAAGCTGATGGGTGGTTTGCCCGCAGCAGTGCCTCAGCGCTACGCCGAGACCACACCTTCACCTTCCTTGGCCTTGAAGACGCCCGTGAGAATGGTGCAAGGTGCCCGTGACCCAATTGTGCCGGTGAGCCAGGCGCAGAACTTTGTGAATCATTCCTCCTCTAAGAAAAACAAGGCAAAAGTGGTGCTGTTGCCGGAAGCAGGGCACTTTGATTTGGTGTCTCCTGTCTCGCCGGTTTGGCCCACCATTGAACAGGCTGTGAGAGAATTGCTGGAGAAGCGGAAGTAG
- the fabF gene encoding beta-ketoacyl-ACP synthase II, translating into MKRVVVTGIGALTPIGNTVPDYWQSLINGVSGAAPITRFDASKFKTHFACELKNFNPLDFMPKSEARKNDLYTQYALISVAEAVQMANINFEELNRNRIGVIWGTGHGGIVTFQEQLLEFAAGDGTPRFNPYFVPKMIVDIAAGVISMKYGLRGVNFATVSACASSNTAILEAFNYIKWGKADMIITGGSEASINETGMGGFGALKALSTHNGDPATASRPFDIKRDGFVMGEGAGALILESYDSAVQRNATILAEVVGGGMAADAYHLTGTHPEGEGAYLGMMEALAEANISPEDIDYLNCHATSTPIGDASEVIAVERVFGANTHLHLSATKSMTGHLLGAAGAIEAIACIKAVQENIIPPTINVTEPEPELSAKFDLTLGKAISKEVNYAMSNTFGFGGHIATAIFKKFTA; encoded by the coding sequence ATGAAACGAGTAGTAGTAACGGGCATAGGTGCGTTAACGCCCATCGGGAATACAGTACCAGACTATTGGCAGTCTTTGATCAACGGCGTGAGCGGCGCAGCCCCCATCACCCGCTTTGATGCCTCCAAGTTCAAGACCCACTTCGCCTGCGAGCTGAAGAACTTCAATCCGCTGGACTTCATGCCGAAGAGCGAAGCCCGCAAAAACGATTTGTACACGCAGTACGCGCTCATCTCGGTGGCCGAAGCGGTGCAGATGGCCAACATCAACTTTGAAGAACTGAACCGTAACCGTATTGGTGTGATCTGGGGCACCGGTCACGGCGGGATTGTCACCTTCCAGGAGCAGTTGCTGGAGTTCGCCGCCGGAGATGGCACCCCTCGGTTCAACCCGTACTTCGTCCCTAAAATGATTGTGGACATTGCGGCGGGCGTGATTTCCATGAAGTACGGACTACGGGGCGTGAACTTCGCCACGGTATCGGCCTGTGCCAGCTCAAACACCGCCATTCTGGAAGCCTTCAACTACATTAAGTGGGGCAAAGCCGACATGATTATCACGGGCGGTTCTGAAGCTTCCATCAACGAGACGGGCATGGGCGGTTTCGGGGCGCTGAAGGCCTTGTCTACCCACAACGGTGATCCGGCCACCGCTTCCAGGCCGTTTGACATAAAACGGGACGGATTTGTGATGGGCGAAGGCGCTGGTGCCCTCATCCTGGAAAGCTATGACAGCGCCGTGCAGCGCAACGCGACCATCTTGGCCGAGGTAGTGGGCGGAGGCATGGCCGCTGATGCGTACCATCTCACCGGCACCCACCCAGAGGGCGAAGGAGCGTACCTGGGCATGATGGAAGCCTTGGCAGAAGCCAATATTTCTCCGGAAGACATTGATTACCTTAACTGCCACGCCACCTCTACGCCTATTGGAGACGCGAGCGAGGTAATTGCCGTGGAGCGGGTATTCGGGGCCAACACGCACCTGCACCTGAGCGCAACCAAATCCATGACGGGTCATTTGCTGGGAGCAGCTGGCGCCATTGAAGCCATTGCGTGCATCAAGGCCGTGCAGGAAAACATCATACCTCCTACTATCAACGTGACCGAGCCAGAACCAGAACTCAGCGCGAAGTTTGACTTAACCTTGGGCAAAGCGATTTCTAAAGAAGTGAACTACGCCATGAGCAATACCTTCGGGTTTGGGGGCCACATCGCTACAGCTATCTTCAAGAAGTTTACTGCGTAA